In Nicotiana tabacum cultivar K326 chromosome 19, ASM71507v2, whole genome shotgun sequence, one DNA window encodes the following:
- the LOC107773156 gene encoding transcription factor bHLH149, with protein MASSSTFSNPDANSNPSRESKRKKRRKIGDNGKSEPTASLDQSRWRTQNEQQIYSSKLLQALRQVRRSDDSPSPVIAGRAVRDTADRVLAVTAKGRSRWSRAILTGRLSLRLSQINKKHKKAKVNSINIKSKKPLAAKKRVPALQRKVRVLGRLVPGCQKLPFPNLLEETTDYIAALEMQIRAMTVLTGLLTAGGAGSVASHPDRLG; from the coding sequence ATGGCGTCATCCTCTACCTTCTCGAATCCCGATGCAAACTCCAACCCTTCCCGAGAATCCAAGcgcaaaaagagaagaaaaattggaGATAACGGCAAAAGTGAGCCAACCGCTAGCCTTGATCAATCGAGGTGGAGAACTCAAAACGAGCAGCAGATCTACTCTTCTAAACTTCTCCAGGCTTTGCGTCAAGTCCGCCGTAGTGATGATAGTCCGTCACCGGTTATCGCCGGACGCGCCGTCAGGGACACCGCCGACAGAGTCCTCGCCGTCACGGCGAAAGGAAGGAGTCGTTGGAGTAGAGCGATTCTCACTGGCCGGCTCAGCCTCAGACTTAGCCAAATTAATAAGAAGCATAAGAAAGCTAAGGTGAACAGCATCAATATAAAGTCGAAGAAACCGTTGGCGGCGAAGAAGCGAGTACCGGCTTTGCAGCGGAAAGTTCGTGTTCTCGGCCGTTTAGTTCCCGGTTGTCAGAAACTCCCGTTTCCAAACCTTCTAGAAGAAACTACCGATTACATAGCAGCTTTAGAGATGCAAATCCGAGCCATGACTGTTCTGACCGGCCTCCTTACCGCCGGTGGAGCCGGATCAGTTGCATCTCACCCCGATCGGCTCGGCTAA